Part of the Nitrospinaceae bacterium genome, CTCTCGGGTATGCGCGAGGCACTCAAGGTTTTGCGCGCATTGCTTGACGGGGAGCCCGTTACTTTCGAGGGCCAGGAGCTTTGTTCTACCTGGTGCAAACCTGACTTGCCGATTTTCCTCGCGGCGGATGGTCCTAAAATGCTTGCACTGGGAGGCGAGTTGGCCGATGGCCTCATCGTCGGTGCAGGGCTCTCGTCCGAGGTTATTGACTGGGTGCGAACCCGTGTGGGCGAGGGCGAGACCCGAGCCAGTCGCGAGGCGGCAAGTGTGCCCATCTGGGTGGATGGTATCGTTAATTTCGGACCCGACCGTGACGCTGTTCGCGACGCGACAAGACCGCGAATGTGTACAAGGGCAAATCATAACTTTCGGGTCGCCTACAATGCCGTGCCCGAGGCGCATCTGGCTGGGGTTAAGAATTTTCGAGAAAATTACAATGAGAGTGACGTCGGTTTCAAAAACAAAAATGCCGAGCGTGTGACAGATTATCTCCTCGATCGTTTTGGTATTGTGGGCACTGAGAGCGATGTCATCGAGCGCTTTGAGGAAATCGCCGACCAGGGAGTCGAGACCTTTCTCGTCGCGATGCCTTTTGACCTTAGCGAGCGTTTCCGTATCATCGAAATGCTAGCAAAGGAAGTTATTCCGAGAGTAAGGTGATCGCCTGGCTGGGTCTCCATTTAAAGCTTTTGAATTTTTGCCAAATAGTTTTGAAGGAATTGGCGGAGAAAACGAATGCCGTTTTTGAAAAATATATTTGTAAAACTTTCTGTAGCTGTTTTGTTGATTTTCGTAATTCCCGCCCCCTCGGAAGGCGCTAAAAAGGGTAAGGGAGTGGGCGAGTTTATGGCCCAACTGGAAGTGGCTTACGTTGAAACTGTTAAGTCAATCATGTTGTCTCCTGTCCAAGATGAAGACGACATATCCTTTGATCAGGCCGCCGGGTGGGCCGAGGAGATCACAAAGGCTGCTGCTCTTTTAGCGAGGCTTGAAGAGTTTAAGAAAAATAAATCAGCTCAAACCTATTTGCGTCAATTAGCTGCGCAGTCTCATGGCATTCAAAGACTGGCAAAGTCTAAACGCTGGGATGGGATGGTGGTGGCTCTTTTTCGGCTACAAGCTACGTGTATCGGGTGCCACAAAGAGCACCGTAATTAAGAAAAAGCTTTTT contains:
- a CDS encoding LLM class flavin-dependent oxidoreductase — its product is MRIGLHIGPLREFPPIDEFLDFVTRAEDMGFDPLLFSDTVSLSHFRILDPLAIMTLAARATKTAAIGTCVTNPLTRHLSVTANSFATVDHIAGGRTILGIGSGDTALYLLGKKYVNLSGMREALKVLRALLDGEPVTFEGQELCSTWCKPDLPIFLAADGPKMLALGGELADGLIVGAGLSSEVIDWVRTRVGEGETRASREAASVPIWVDGIVNFGPDRDAVRDATRPRMCTRANHNFRVAYNAVPEAHLAGVKNFRENYNESDVGFKNKNAERVTDYLLDRFGIVGTESDVIERFEEIADQGVETFLVAMPFDLSERFRIIEMLAKEVIPRVR